One bacterium DNA segment encodes these proteins:
- a CDS encoding PorV/PorQ family protein, with product MLRKSSLNLILTACLALSLLPASGRAQGVSRQEYSGLDKYPTQNIPDHSSFVGVRAAEFLAIPVGSRGIAMGGALTAVTDDISSIWWNPAGLGFLGKREVMLSVIDYTLDLTYSCAAFAAPIADGRIVVGGFVGYLNVPEMEITTVSNPEGTGNFFSAYDFQLGGSFAYNLSDRFTAGLNVKYIHQDVFSNIGGDAFAIDAGAIYHTEFMEREVKFAFSIQNLGTNITMDGPNLLREVGAEDRGGVVPDGYGDYTSDPYSVARRGTRQMYYRTHTYRLPTAVKIALGYNLYSSEHVNWLAAGEIWRNSNIPLSYSTGTELNYLFSSATSAALRMGWQVQTDEFDEGKDQYGYDYYLDDTAWRGFSFGGGVKRDFSGRAIDISYAYRNMGRLSSNHYFTVKCGF from the coding sequence ATGTTAAGAAAATCTTCGCTGAATCTCATCCTGACAGCCTGCCTGGCGCTGTCGCTCCTGCCGGCGTCCGGCCGGGCGCAGGGCGTGTCGCGTCAGGAGTACAGCGGGCTGGATAAATACCCCACCCAGAACATCCCCGACCACTCCTCGTTCGTGGGGGTGCGGGCCGCGGAGTTCCTCGCCATCCCGGTCGGCTCCCGCGGCATCGCCATGGGCGGCGCCCTGACCGCCGTGACCGACGACATCAGCTCGATCTGGTGGAACCCGGCCGGCCTGGGCTTTCTGGGCAAACGTGAGGTCATGCTGTCCGTGATCGACTACACCCTGGACCTGACCTACAGTTGCGCGGCGTTCGCCGCCCCGATTGCCGACGGTCGGATCGTGGTGGGCGGGTTCGTCGGCTACCTGAACGTCCCGGAAATGGAGATCACCACGGTCTCCAACCCCGAGGGCACGGGTAACTTTTTCAGCGCCTATGATTTCCAGCTGGGCGGCTCGTTCGCCTACAACCTGTCGGACCGCTTCACCGCCGGGCTGAATGTCAAGTACATCCACCAGGACGTGTTCAGCAACATCGGCGGGGACGCGTTCGCCATCGACGCCGGTGCGATCTACCACACCGAGTTCATGGAGCGCGAGGTGAAATTCGCCTTCTCCATCCAGAACCTGGGCACCAACATCACCATGGACGGGCCCAACCTTCTGCGCGAGGTCGGCGCCGAGGACCGCGGCGGCGTGGTGCCGGACGGTTACGGGGACTACACCTCCGACCCCTACTCGGTCGCGCGCCGCGGCACCCGTCAGATGTACTACCGGACCCACACCTACCGCCTGCCCACCGCGGTCAAGATCGCCCTGGGCTACAACCTCTACAGCTCGGAGCATGTCAACTGGCTCGCGGCCGGCGAGATCTGGCGCAACAGCAACATCCCGCTCAGCTACAGCACCGGCACGGAGCTGAATTACCTGTTCTCCAGCGCCACCTCCGCCGCGCTGCGCATGGGCTGGCAGGTCCAGACGGACGAGTTCGACGAGGGCAAGGATCAGTACGGCTACGATTACTACCTCGATGACACTGCCTGGCGCGGGTTCAGTTTCGGCGGCGGGGTCAAGCGCGATTTCTCCGGCCGGGCGATCGATATCAGCTACGCCTACCGGAACATGGGACGGCTGAGTTCGAACCATTACTTCACCGTGAAGTGCGGGTTCTGA
- a CDS encoding glycoside hydrolase — protein sequence MRITLLSVGLAVLFCAGGPGRASAVQPEQCRRAGYDVTAFGARGDSLTLCTRAIQAAVDSAAAAGGGAVRFPPGRYLSGTIVLKSHVSLHLGEGAVLLGSTRTGDYPRHVPAFRSYTDNYVTQSLIYAEGQHDIAITGRGTLDGQGAAYPWEEYRDRPDVIRMVDCRDILIEGIHLRNSALWMQHYLACDNLRIQGIEVYNHSTFNNDMLDIDCCHNVTVSDCRGDCDDDGITLKSTAGRATENVTITGCFVRAGCNAIKLGTESNGGFKNIVISNCAIDSWFGKPGFYGMPLGIAGIALEIVDGGTLENVTVSNISLRNVSVPLFLRLANRARPFKDGMEKPGIGSFSNVVISNIVASCLDASGSSITGLPGHPIRNVTLSNIRITAPGGGTRQEFLKPVPELEKDYPEATMFGNLPACGFYCRHVEGLRLRDVDIQVDSADARPAMVFEDVARLELNGVAESRPGPGAEAALVLRDVREATLAFCRKAAASARLFVCTGDSSGIRTFGNADAER from the coding sequence ATGCGAATTACATTGTTGAGCGTGGGTCTTGCCGTTTTATTCTGCGCGGGCGGTCCCGGCCGGGCCTCGGCGGTTCAGCCCGAGCAGTGCCGCCGGGCCGGGTACGATGTCACCGCTTTCGGCGCGCGGGGCGACAGCCTCACGCTCTGCACCCGGGCGATCCAGGCCGCGGTGGACAGCGCCGCCGCGGCCGGGGGCGGTGCTGTCCGGTTCCCCCCGGGCCGCTACCTGAGCGGCACGATAGTCCTGAAAAGCCATGTCAGCCTGCACCTGGGTGAGGGCGCGGTGCTGCTCGGCAGCACCCGGACCGGGGATTACCCCAGGCATGTCCCGGCGTTCCGCTCCTACACGGACAACTACGTGACCCAGAGCCTGATCTACGCCGAGGGCCAGCACGATATCGCAATCACCGGCCGGGGCACGCTCGACGGCCAGGGGGCGGCCTATCCCTGGGAGGAGTACCGCGACCGCCCGGACGTGATCCGCATGGTCGACTGCCGCGACATCCTGATCGAGGGGATACATCTGCGCAACTCCGCGCTCTGGATGCAGCACTATCTGGCCTGCGACAACCTGCGTATCCAGGGGATCGAGGTCTACAACCACAGCACGTTCAACAACGACATGCTGGACATCGACTGCTGCCACAACGTGACGGTTTCCGACTGCCGCGGCGACTGCGATGACGACGGGATCACGCTCAAGAGCACCGCCGGCCGCGCCACCGAAAACGTGACCATCACGGGCTGCTTCGTCCGCGCCGGCTGCAACGCGATCAAGCTGGGCACCGAGTCCAACGGCGGATTCAAAAATATCGTGATCAGCAACTGCGCCATCGACTCCTGGTTCGGCAAGCCGGGGTTCTACGGGATGCCGCTCGGCATCGCCGGGATCGCCCTGGAGATAGTGGACGGCGGCACGCTGGAGAACGTGACTGTCAGCAACATCAGCCTGCGCAATGTCTCTGTGCCCCTGTTCCTGCGCCTGGCCAACCGTGCCCGTCCGTTCAAGGACGGCATGGAAAAGCCCGGGATCGGCAGTTTCAGCAACGTGGTGATAAGCAACATTGTCGCCTCCTGCCTCGACGCCTCCGGCAGCTCGATCACCGGCCTGCCGGGCCACCCGATCCGTAACGTCACCTTGAGCAACATCCGGATCACAGCCCCAGGCGGCGGCACGCGCCAGGAGTTCCTTAAGCCCGTGCCCGAGCTGGAGAAGGACTATCCGGAGGCCACGATGTTCGGCAACCTGCCGGCCTGCGGTTTTTACTGCCGTCACGTGGAGGGCCTGCGGCTGCGGGATGTGGACATCCAGGTGGACAGCGCGGATGCCCGCCCGGCGATGGTGTTCGAGGACGTGGCGCGCCTGGAGCTGAACGGGGTCGCCGAGAGCCGCCCTGGCCCCGGAGCCGAGGCGGCCCTGGTGCTCAGGGACGTGCGCGAGGCCACACTGGCGTTCTGCCGCAAGGCGGCCGCCTCGGCCCGGCTGTTTGTCTGCACCGGGGACAGCAGCGGAATCCGCACTTTCGGCAATGCCGATGCTGAGCGCTGA
- a CDS encoding alpha-galactosidase — MTVLICVACSAGGKSSGPDNGCTLAIPAGTGPLIITWDHSTRLALDWSAPGTRPAAPEAAGWTHKGRAVAALALAGRDGVCTADTFSAPGLELVRQVWLARDSDALALRLTLCNTGAEPLRLEALTPLSCRGPESFILDGRGAQDWSLLVQRRQKNDIPSVEKPRPGLHLEADPFFLLRADSASGPELLCGFITQLGCLSELDLSFGERDGRPALDSLAARCEFGGVELPPLGERTSQWVYLRSGPDPNGLMADFAERMGSCYGVPQPPRPSPTVFCSWYYYGPFFSEKHLDASLAHLKKDRIPFDVYLIDDCWEQAWGDWYANGRWPGGMQQAAGRISALGYRPGLWTCPLLAAKDSRLAVEHPDWMLRLEDGSLFIFPMDEHVNFVLDPTAPGVCDFLEQTYRRLSVDYGFSYHKLDFMRAVLAEGGLRFHDPRSTCLEAYRLALEAVRRGAGAGAYISVCGGHYGASLGIADSQRSGSDLVADWEDISPKFKQNLLRLWMGRLWHIDPDAMMVRRNEHRKKAGGYENLALGRFSDEESRTIALNQYIVGNMVCFCEDFDSLDEDRKALYRHVIPSISTAAVALDPFEPTCPSLFLTRVTPRCGGLLPWITLSVVNWTDSTQSVEVALSGEVTGSLAGTRFLVSEFFSRRVLGIYQSGQRCELGALEPHSCRLLRIAPWDGESPVLAGTDLHFSGGGVEVAQWRTAGDSLAEGQIETRWNYPVRVTVAFPADNAAGFAAETAVLEAGQKAFSLRRQ; from the coding sequence TTGACCGTTTTGATCTGTGTCGCCTGTTCCGCCGGCGGGAAGTCCTCCGGGCCGGACAACGGCTGCACCTTGGCAATCCCAGCCGGCACAGGGCCGCTTATAATCACCTGGGACCACTCCACCCGTCTGGCGCTGGACTGGTCGGCCCCCGGGACCCGCCCGGCGGCGCCGGAGGCCGCTGGCTGGACACACAAAGGCCGCGCCGTGGCCGCCCTCGCGCTGGCCGGCCGGGATGGAGTCTGCACGGCCGACACGTTCTCCGCCCCAGGGCTGGAGCTGGTGCGCCAGGTCTGGCTTGCCCGCGACAGCGATGCGCTGGCGCTCCGCCTTACCCTGTGCAACACCGGGGCAGAGCCGCTTCGGTTGGAGGCACTCACGCCCCTGAGCTGCCGCGGCCCGGAGAGTTTCATTCTCGATGGCCGGGGGGCGCAGGACTGGAGCCTGCTGGTCCAGAGGCGCCAGAAAAACGACATCCCCTCGGTTGAAAAGCCACGGCCGGGCCTGCACCTGGAGGCGGACCCGTTTTTCCTGCTGCGCGCCGACAGTGCCAGCGGGCCGGAGCTGCTCTGCGGCTTCATCACCCAACTCGGCTGCCTCTCCGAACTGGACCTGAGCTTCGGTGAAAGGGACGGCCGCCCCGCGCTCGACAGCCTGGCCGCCCGCTGCGAGTTTGGCGGCGTGGAACTGCCGCCGTTGGGCGAGCGCACGAGCCAGTGGGTGTACCTCCGGTCCGGCCCCGATCCGAACGGGTTGATGGCCGATTTCGCCGAGCGGATGGGGAGTTGTTACGGAGTGCCGCAGCCGCCCCGGCCCTCACCCACGGTGTTCTGCAGTTGGTACTACTACGGTCCTTTCTTCTCGGAGAAACACCTCGATGCCTCGCTGGCGCACCTGAAAAAGGACCGTATCCCGTTCGATGTCTATCTGATCGACGACTGTTGGGAGCAGGCCTGGGGTGACTGGTATGCCAACGGCAGGTGGCCCGGCGGGATGCAGCAGGCGGCCGGCAGGATAAGCGCCCTGGGTTACCGTCCCGGCCTCTGGACCTGCCCGCTCCTGGCCGCGAAAGACTCCAGGCTGGCGGTGGAGCACCCCGACTGGATGCTGCGCCTGGAGGACGGCTCCCTCTTCATTTTCCCGATGGACGAGCATGTAAACTTCGTCCTCGACCCGACCGCTCCCGGGGTGTGCGATTTCCTCGAACAGACCTACCGCCGCTTGAGCGTGGATTACGGTTTCAGCTATCACAAGCTGGATTTCATGCGGGCGGTCCTGGCCGAGGGCGGCCTGCGTTTCCACGATCCGCGGTCGACCTGTCTGGAGGCCTACCGTCTGGCCCTGGAGGCCGTGCGGCGCGGCGCAGGAGCGGGGGCCTATATTTCGGTGTGCGGCGGACATTACGGCGCCTCGCTGGGGATAGCGGATTCCCAGCGCAGCGGCAGCGACCTGGTCGCGGACTGGGAGGACATCAGCCCCAAGTTCAAACAGAACCTCCTGCGCCTCTGGATGGGCCGTCTCTGGCACATCGACCCGGACGCGATGATGGTCCGGCGGAACGAGCACCGCAAAAAAGCCGGCGGCTACGAGAACCTGGCCCTGGGACGGTTCTCGGACGAGGAGAGCCGGACCATCGCCCTCAATCAGTATATCGTGGGCAACATGGTCTGTTTCTGCGAGGATTTCGATTCGCTGGACGAGGACCGCAAGGCCCTCTACCGGCATGTCATCCCCTCGATCAGCACCGCCGCCGTGGCCCTGGACCCGTTCGAGCCGACATGCCCCTCCCTGTTCCTTACACGGGTGACCCCCCGCTGCGGCGGCCTCCTGCCGTGGATCACCCTGTCCGTGGTCAACTGGACCGACAGCACCCAAAGTGTCGAGGTTGCTCTGAGCGGGGAAGTCACCGGTTCTCTTGCAGGAACGCGATTCCTGGTTTCCGAGTTTTTCAGCCGGCGCGTGCTGGGAATCTATCAGTCAGGGCAGAGATGCGAACTCGGGGCGCTGGAGCCACACAGTTGCCGTCTGCTCCGGATCGCCCCCTGGGACGGTGAAAGCCCCGTGCTGGCCGGGACCGACCTGCACTTCTCAGGCGGAGGGGTGGAGGTCGCGCAGTGGCGGACCGCGGGAGACAGCCTGGCCGAGGGACAGATAGAGACCCGCTGGAACTATCCCGTGCGGGTGACAGTGGCTTTCCCGGCGGACAACGCGGCGGGGTTCGCGGCGGAAACGGCGGTGCTGGAAGCGGGGCAGAAAGCGTTCAGCCTGCGCAGACAATAA
- a CDS encoding serine hydrolase, translating to MSMSQCSSGACFLGASFAEDPAVASNIHLLEAWIETRLAYDNQPALNIAVVYDQELVWARSFGFADLDRKRPAALGDIYRIASQSKMFTAVAVMILQEEGRLRLDDPVVKYLPWFRMKNRWPDAPAVTVRHLLTHTGGIPSEAAFPSWNDFNFPEIEQIITALPGQETSYPSQTRWKYSNLGYALAGEIVSVVSGLPYADFIDRNILAPLNMTSTSVAISGQARQRLAQGYGRRMPDGTRAVMPFVELKGMNACGSFSSAVQDLARFASWQFRLLQTGGREILKASTLREMQRVHWLYPDWQAGWGLGFGISHTKERDIVFHGGWLPGYRSHFAVSPAEKIGVIVLQNTDDATTVVVDRAFEWLAPAILKAACPPQTQTQPDPAWDRFVGLYRAWTGDSQVLVHEGRLVMINPVNADPMATLYTLWPEGGNTFRMEGGGWGAHGELLTFETGPDGKVVRMKEGENYKYPVE from the coding sequence ATGTCAATGTCCCAATGCTCATCCGGAGCCTGCTTTCTGGGCGCCTCCTTTGCCGAGGACCCCGCCGTGGCCTCCAATATCCACCTCCTGGAGGCCTGGATTGAAACCCGGCTCGCCTACGACAACCAGCCGGCCCTGAATATCGCCGTGGTCTATGACCAGGAGCTGGTCTGGGCCAGGAGCTTCGGCTTTGCCGACCTGGACAGGAAAAGGCCAGCCGCGCTGGGAGACATCTACCGCATCGCCTCGCAGTCGAAAATGTTCACCGCGGTGGCGGTCATGATCCTGCAGGAGGAGGGCCGGCTTCGGCTGGACGATCCGGTGGTCAAGTACCTTCCCTGGTTCAGGATGAAAAACCGCTGGCCGGACGCCCCGGCGGTGACTGTCCGCCACCTTCTGACCCATACCGGCGGCATTCCCTCGGAGGCGGCGTTCCCCTCCTGGAACGATTTTAATTTCCCGGAGATCGAGCAGATCATCACCGCATTGCCAGGGCAGGAAACCTCTTATCCCAGCCAGACCAGGTGGAAATACTCCAACCTGGGCTACGCCCTGGCCGGCGAGATAGTGAGCGTGGTCTCCGGCCTGCCCTACGCCGATTTTATCGATCGCAACATCCTGGCGCCTCTCAACATGACCAGCACCAGCGTGGCGATAAGCGGCCAGGCCAGGCAGCGCCTGGCCCAGGGTTATGGTAGACGGATGCCGGACGGGACCCGGGCCGTGATGCCTTTTGTCGAGCTGAAAGGAATGAACGCCTGCGGCAGCTTTTCCTCCGCTGTCCAAGACCTGGCCCGTTTCGCTTCCTGGCAGTTCCGCCTTCTCCAGACTGGCGGGCGGGAAATCCTTAAAGCCAGTACGCTCAGGGAAATGCAGCGCGTGCACTGGCTCTATCCGGACTGGCAGGCCGGTTGGGGCCTGGGCTTCGGGATTTCACACACCAAGGAGCGGGACATTGTTTTCCACGGGGGCTGGCTCCCGGGCTACAGGTCACATTTCGCGGTCAGTCCCGCGGAGAAGATCGGGGTGATTGTCCTGCAGAACACGGATGACGCCACCACCGTGGTGGTGGACCGGGCGTTCGAATGGCTGGCCCCGGCGATACTCAAGGCGGCGTGTCCGCCGCAGACCCAAACGCAGCCCGACCCGGCCTGGGACAGGTTTGTCGGCCTGTACCGCGCCTGGACCGGCGACAGCCAGGTCCTGGTCCACGAAGGCCGCCTGGTTATGATCAACCCCGTGAACGCCGACCCCATGGCCACGCTGTACACTCTATGGCCAGAGGGCGGGAACACGTTCCGCATGGAGGGTGGCGGCTGGGGCGCGCACGGCGAGCTGCTAACGTTCGAGACCGGGCCGGATGGGAAAGTGGTGCGGATGAAAGAGGGGGAAAACTACAAGTATCCAGTGGAATAG